The following are from one region of the Leptospira selangorensis genome:
- a CDS encoding MaoC family dehydratase, with product MYERGKTYDEIQIGDKGSFTKTITETDIYLFAGISGDFNPLHVDEEYAKTTAFGTRIAHGGLAASLLAPVLGMKLPGLGTVALETLTKFRKPVYPGDTITCTVTVKEKIPRLKAVSMNIEWTNQKKEIIGKGECKVLPPSAQA from the coding sequence ATGTACGAAAGAGGAAAGACTTACGACGAAATACAAATAGGAGATAAGGGAAGTTTCACAAAAACGATTACTGAAACAGATATCTATCTGTTCGCAGGGATCAGCGGGGATTTTAATCCCCTGCATGTGGACGAAGAATATGCAAAGACCACAGCGTTCGGAACAAGGATCGCTCATGGTGGGCTTGCAGCTTCTCTATTAGCTCCTGTACTCGGGATGAAACTTCCCGGGTTAGGTACAGTCGCTTTAGAAACATTAACAAAGTTCCGCAAACCTGTGTATCCCGGAGATACGATTACTTGCACAGTCACGGTGAAAGAAAAAATCCCAAGACTGAAAGCTGTCTCCATGAACATAGAGTGGACCAATCAAAAAAAAGAAATCATCGGCAAGGGAGAATGTAAAGTTCTACCTCCTTCTGCCCAAGCTTAG
- the argJ gene encoding bifunctional glutamate N-acetyltransferase/amino-acid acetyltransferase ArgJ, which produces MDYPKGFFSFGTNIGIKDKTKDFGVIYSEKPCKAAAVFTKNNFPGAPVIVGKEHIRDGVLQAVVINSKNSNVATGEKGILNSRQICSEVAKSLGVAETSVLPSSTGVIGVPLPMQVILPACAQAKSNLKPGNLDEVAEAIMTTDTRRKISVRKIKSSNGEAVIFGMAKGAGMIEPNMATMLSYILTDAQIEGEVYPILKDCVDLSFNCITIDSDTSTSDTVALLSNGLAGSVDPNEFKSALLEICTDLAKEVARDGEGATKLIEVRIKKSKDESQARKIGKSILNSPLIKTAIYGGDPNWGRLVMAVGKVFDEPIPFDSLEIYFGGLPVKGADSETLKKLSEYLKKNSEIFVDVVLNTGNKEMVFWGCDLTEGYVKENAYYTT; this is translated from the coding sequence ATGGATTATCCTAAGGGCTTTTTTTCATTCGGAACAAATATTGGGATCAAAGACAAAACAAAAGATTTCGGAGTAATCTATTCCGAAAAACCTTGCAAAGCGGCTGCCGTATTTACTAAAAATAATTTTCCAGGCGCTCCAGTCATCGTAGGCAAAGAACATATACGAGACGGAGTTTTGCAAGCTGTAGTTATCAATTCTAAAAATTCAAATGTTGCTACTGGAGAAAAAGGAATTTTAAACTCCAGACAGATCTGTTCCGAGGTCGCAAAGTCTCTCGGTGTCGCGGAAACTTCCGTATTACCTTCTTCTACCGGAGTAATTGGAGTTCCACTTCCTATGCAGGTAATTCTTCCTGCATGTGCTCAGGCAAAATCAAATTTAAAACCTGGCAATCTAGATGAGGTGGCAGAAGCGATCATGACCACAGATACTCGCAGAAAAATTTCTGTGAGAAAGATCAAATCTTCTAATGGAGAAGCTGTTATCTTTGGTATGGCAAAGGGCGCCGGAATGATAGAGCCTAATATGGCTACTATGCTTTCTTATATTCTCACGGACGCGCAGATAGAAGGTGAAGTTTATCCAATCTTAAAAGATTGTGTGGACTTAAGTTTTAATTGTATCACGATAGATTCAGATACTTCTACATCCGATACAGTTGCTTTGCTTAGCAACGGTCTTGCGGGTTCCGTTGATCCTAACGAATTCAAATCAGCACTTTTAGAAATATGCACCGATCTTGCCAAAGAAGTAGCAAGAGATGGAGAAGGTGCGACCAAATTAATCGAAGTACGTATCAAAAAATCCAAGGACGAGTCTCAGGCTAGAAAGATCGGTAAATCCATACTGAATTCCCCGTTGATCAAAACTGCAATATACGGTGGAGACCCGAATTGGGGAAGGTTGGTCATGGCGGTAGGTAAAGTTTTCGATGAACCTATCCCTTTTGACTCCTTGGAAATTTATTTCGGAGGACTTCCTGTCAAGGGTGCAGATTCTGAAACCCTCAAAAAATTATCGGAGTATCTAAAAAAGAATTCCGAGATCTTCGTCGATGTGGTATTGAATACCGGAAACAAAGAGATGGTGTTCTGGGGATGCGACCTGACCGAAGGTTACGTGAAGGAAAACGCATACTACACAACCTAA
- a CDS encoding thiolase C-terminal domain-containing protein — protein sequence MSFPVLLGVADSTTKDFSEEEYKSWSGSQKVFQHYKKSISTLLDFLGMKNETLSSEITDFVSIEAASLGKGGYGHTVRIANELGYTGMKAHVIDLGGASVTGAIGQARTILVDNPDAVVLVAAADIPKSAFRQVSDLKMVNETVCHPEFELDNGATLIAMYGLMMKRMMFEDGISLDDLKEITQKFRSNAIGNPRAFYYGQEITEKQMSRPISDPYPTPMIAIVTDHGFATILVSEKKAEEWKSKGLIRKDLKPLHLVGASHAAHSEYFILKGGFDSPSRNSAERLFAQSGYQREEVDYAWIYDCFPGQVIQQSAQYFKLGKKEVVNALKNSSLKISNGKQVPINQMGGILNYQAAMSISAATGLVDIAVQYGLYAQVADCGKVPAHSPKVSLLGGNGGIDSINSIALFSSERPSSDRKSRPPELSPLTLNKPGADIGEEGIVWSATTVNMNPGFSWKPPYSLALIKLAENRFVLANIHEKDGTIRKSGDELQYDRTRVKIEKEGRRWKALLL from the coding sequence ATGAGTTTTCCCGTTCTATTAGGAGTCGCTGACAGTACTACCAAAGATTTTTCGGAAGAAGAATATAAATCGTGGAGCGGGTCTCAAAAAGTTTTTCAACATTATAAAAAATCCATAAGTACACTTTTGGATTTTCTTGGAATGAAGAATGAAACATTATCTTCTGAGATCACTGACTTTGTAAGTATAGAAGCGGCCTCTTTAGGAAAGGGAGGTTATGGACATACAGTTCGTATCGCTAATGAACTAGGATACACCGGAATGAAAGCCCATGTGATTGACTTGGGGGGTGCGAGTGTTACTGGAGCAATCGGACAAGCAAGGACTATCTTAGTAGATAATCCTGATGCTGTCGTATTAGTTGCAGCTGCGGATATTCCTAAATCAGCATTTCGTCAAGTTTCCGATCTAAAGATGGTAAACGAAACGGTATGTCATCCTGAATTCGAATTAGATAATGGTGCCACCCTCATTGCAATGTACGGACTCATGATGAAAAGAATGATGTTCGAAGACGGGATCAGCTTAGACGATCTAAAAGAGATTACTCAAAAATTCAGATCCAATGCGATTGGGAATCCAAGAGCATTCTATTATGGGCAAGAGATTACAGAAAAACAAATGTCTCGTCCTATCTCTGATCCTTACCCAACTCCAATGATTGCAATCGTAACAGATCATGGATTTGCTACCATCTTAGTATCCGAAAAAAAAGCAGAAGAATGGAAATCAAAAGGTCTGATCCGAAAAGATCTAAAACCTTTACATCTTGTGGGAGCTTCTCATGCGGCTCATAGTGAATATTTCATTTTGAAAGGTGGATTTGATTCTCCTTCTAGAAATTCCGCCGAAAGACTTTTTGCACAATCCGGTTACCAAAGAGAAGAAGTCGACTATGCTTGGATCTACGATTGTTTTCCAGGACAGGTGATCCAACAGTCTGCTCAATATTTTAAATTGGGCAAAAAAGAAGTCGTTAATGCTCTCAAAAATTCTTCATTAAAAATTTCTAATGGAAAGCAGGTCCCTATCAATCAGATGGGTGGAATTCTAAACTACCAAGCTGCAATGTCTATCTCTGCCGCTACAGGTCTTGTAGATATAGCTGTGCAATACGGGCTATATGCCCAGGTCGCGGATTGTGGAAAAGTTCCAGCACATTCTCCCAAGGTATCACTTTTGGGAGGGAATGGTGGAATAGATAGTATCAATTCTATTGCGTTATTCTCATCGGAACGTCCTTCAAGCGATAGAAAGTCCAGACCTCCAGAACTTTCTCCTCTTACTTTAAACAAGCCCGGCGCGGATATTGGTGAAGAAGGTATAGTTTGGTCTGCTACAACAGTAAATATGAATCCAGGATTTTCTTGGAAGCCTCCTTATTCTTTAGCTCTGATCAAGTTGGCAGAAAATCGTTTCGTTCTTGCAAACATCCATGAGAAGGATGGGACGATTCGTAAGTCCGGGGACGAATTGCAATACGACAGAACTCGGGTAAAAATAGAAAAAGAAGGCCGAAGATGGAAGGCTTTACTTTTATAA
- a CDS encoding acyl-CoA dehydrogenase family protein, whose product MFLNPYLTSSDLEFYETVKDFAKERVLPSVEDRDEHGVWGDDIWKEMGNMGLLGIPVPEEFGGQGGTCLQCCIAQEAFNAGSLDGGFGLSWGAHMIIGTLPILFQGTEAQKKKYLPKLASGEWIAGLALTEPDSGSDAAAMNTFATKVDGGFILNGSKLFITNGPNGQVFIVMARTTKSRGPMGVSAFIVESHMKGFHISKVLKKLGHNTSMTAELSFQDMFVPDENLLGPLNSGFVRIGKGTLEWERTVLVAAVPGGMEFGLELSLDYAWKRHQFGKPILSFFGVQEKIARNWAYLCASRRLIYFVANKKDQDPTASLPFESSALKVFVTETAEEVASDAVQIHGGMGYMRECHVSRQYRDVRLGTIGGGTTEVQKSIISSTYKGFEKLMGVLEQSQPEDIRAKAEKILANTPEEKVLTAAKELLKAAGEHSDRKKKQALEFGFADLAVFVTTVQLGFWDTANSTSEYKSEDRQRDLKILTFYAGCRFFKSVHFLKELDAEKTKNLMRLFSELPSVEKEVADCVEFLKNGVLGAQLELA is encoded by the coding sequence ATGTTTTTAAATCCGTATTTAACGTCCTCCGACCTGGAATTTTACGAAACCGTAAAGGACTTTGCAAAAGAAAGAGTATTACCTTCGGTAGAAGATAGAGACGAACACGGCGTATGGGGAGACGATATCTGGAAGGAAATGGGAAATATGGGCCTACTCGGCATTCCTGTTCCGGAAGAATTTGGAGGCCAAGGTGGAACTTGTCTTCAATGTTGTATCGCTCAAGAAGCGTTTAACGCTGGTTCTCTAGATGGAGGATTCGGACTTTCTTGGGGAGCCCATATGATCATCGGGACTCTTCCTATTCTTTTCCAAGGAACAGAGGCTCAAAAGAAAAAATACCTTCCTAAACTCGCATCGGGAGAATGGATTGCAGGTCTTGCATTAACTGAACCTGATTCTGGTTCAGACGCAGCTGCAATGAACACATTCGCAACCAAAGTGGATGGAGGTTTTATTCTAAACGGAAGCAAATTATTTATCACAAATGGACCGAACGGACAAGTGTTCATCGTAATGGCGAGAACAACTAAGTCCAGAGGACCAATGGGAGTTTCCGCATTCATAGTAGAGTCTCATATGAAAGGATTTCATATAAGTAAAGTTCTTAAGAAGTTAGGGCATAACACTTCCATGACTGCGGAACTTTCTTTTCAAGATATGTTCGTGCCTGATGAAAATCTTTTAGGGCCTTTAAATTCCGGTTTCGTTCGTATAGGAAAGGGAACTCTGGAATGGGAAAGGACAGTTCTTGTCGCAGCAGTTCCAGGCGGAATGGAATTTGGATTGGAACTTTCTTTGGATTATGCATGGAAGCGCCATCAATTCGGAAAACCGATTTTATCCTTTTTTGGAGTACAAGAGAAGATCGCACGTAACTGGGCGTATCTATGTGCTTCCAGAAGATTGATCTATTTCGTAGCAAATAAGAAAGACCAAGATCCAACAGCGAGCCTTCCATTTGAGAGTTCTGCATTAAAAGTGTTTGTTACAGAAACCGCAGAAGAGGTAGCGAGCGACGCAGTTCAGATCCACGGCGGAATGGGTTACATGAGAGAATGTCATGTAAGTCGCCAATACAGAGACGTCAGACTTGGCACAATCGGTGGGGGAACTACTGAAGTTCAAAAAAGTATTATCTCTTCTACCTACAAAGGTTTCGAAAAGTTGATGGGAGTTTTAGAACAATCCCAACCAGAAGATATCAGAGCTAAGGCTGAAAAAATTCTGGCAAATACTCCTGAAGAAAAAGTTCTTACTGCGGCAAAAGAATTACTCAAAGCAGCGGGAGAACATTCTGATAGAAAGAAAAAACAAGCTTTAGAATTCGGATTTGCTGACCTTGCAGTATTCGTCACCACTGTTCAATTAGGATTCTGGGACACTGCAAATTCTACTTCAGAATACAAATCGGAAGATAGACAAAGAGATCTAAAAATACTTACCTTCTACGCTGGTTGTAGATTTTTCAAAAGTGTACATTTCTTAAAAGAACTGGATGCAGAAAAAACTAAAAATCTGATGAGACTTTTCTCCGAACTTCCTTCTGTGGAAAAAGAAGTGGCTGATTGTGTAGAGTTCCTGAAAAACGGGGTCTTAGGCGCACAGTTAGAGCTAGCTTAA
- a CDS encoding PP2C family protein-serine/threonine phosphatase: MRNILIVFLSVILFSLILFSGLLNSYSKEARLPFYFYPNGKIAVSSGSHADLVGMKIDLIEYEIVRKLGADYGLSGHSFHFFAKEGSIVKSLSLDMRSSFEVLKDFLPDIFLSLLYFLVAIWFFFYTRDLYIFLLFGSLSSLFLFNFFLLAFHDFLFPFFFFLYFTGFLILDVSFRLRGKEIPSRWFAPQVIFSLVAGFVGLSQKGNPDLFQFLSVNGMYFNLFSAGICILQLIFHTFRNKGTFQEVFKKLSIVLAFFLITIVPFLIAEFGSTKSFFIIRPYLMAALILFPVLIVFGTYTYSLVPVQIAFSSSLTSIYSILILTFGYLFGLEFFVRWNPGFLGKHQREWNLFYVVAAAYFLGSLNNKLYKWIDYWSFRNNPKLHTALEELSVMIGAPISMRATINSLIRRLVDALEVKKLQILIPADKFSGTDLRNLNFIRIPYGSEIWTYFEDHTEVTITSHLAYGLGIRESVFKFLNQMEVQLAYPLFNFEKGKEVIAVFLVGEKINRKNFTLGELRFLKECTRLASLLIRNYSLLVDEVEKKRIVRDLNMAAVLDKTLHLPELETIKSVQLGYFTLPAVGISGDYLDILKLSPKKQLLFLGDVSGHGLGSGYLVSAVRGIIRRQLGNSSSLPDIFRAINLFLIERYRGSEFMTSIAGIYNASDGAFSFVNAGHTPPICIRKGGRIELRNETQRVLGVLPTDYRILTIHLNPGDKLVLFTDGVTETFDDNEEIFGEENLLRILSLNHDKDAQSLADLIKKTLEEFRNYKEPSDDISFVCLEVSE, encoded by the coding sequence GTGAGAAATATTCTAATCGTATTTCTTTCAGTAATCTTATTCAGCTTGATCCTATTTTCAGGATTACTGAACTCTTATTCTAAAGAAGCAAGGCTTCCTTTTTATTTTTATCCTAACGGAAAAATCGCGGTTTCGAGCGGATCTCATGCAGATCTAGTCGGAATGAAAATCGATTTAATCGAATACGAGATCGTTCGAAAGTTAGGAGCGGATTACGGATTATCCGGACACTCATTTCATTTTTTTGCAAAAGAAGGAAGTATAGTCAAAAGTCTTTCTTTAGATATGAGATCTTCCTTCGAAGTATTGAAGGATTTTTTACCGGATATATTTTTATCTTTATTATATTTCTTAGTAGCGATCTGGTTTTTCTTTTACACTAGAGACTTATACATTTTCTTATTATTCGGATCTCTATCTTCGTTATTTTTATTTAACTTCTTTCTATTAGCGTTCCACGACTTCCTCTTTCCGTTTTTCTTCTTCTTATATTTCACAGGATTTTTGATCTTAGATGTTTCTTTTAGATTAAGAGGAAAAGAAATACCATCCAGATGGTTTGCACCTCAGGTAATTTTTTCCTTAGTCGCAGGATTTGTAGGTCTTTCTCAGAAAGGGAATCCGGATCTATTCCAGTTCTTATCCGTGAATGGGATGTATTTCAATCTATTCTCTGCGGGAATTTGTATCTTGCAGTTGATATTCCACACATTTAGGAATAAGGGAACTTTTCAGGAAGTTTTCAAAAAACTAAGTATCGTTCTAGCATTCTTCTTAATTACGATCGTTCCATTCTTAATTGCTGAGTTTGGATCCACTAAAAGTTTTTTCATAATCCGTCCTTATCTGATGGCGGCACTGATATTATTTCCGGTCCTAATCGTATTCGGAACTTATACTTATTCATTGGTTCCGGTCCAAATCGCTTTCAGTTCTTCCTTAACTTCTATTTATTCTATCTTGATCTTAACTTTCGGATATTTATTCGGTCTGGAATTTTTTGTCAGATGGAATCCGGGATTTTTAGGAAAACACCAAAGAGAATGGAATTTATTCTATGTGGTGGCCGCTGCCTACTTTTTAGGTTCATTGAACAATAAATTGTATAAGTGGATAGATTATTGGAGTTTTAGAAATAATCCTAAACTTCACACGGCATTAGAAGAATTATCCGTAATGATAGGTGCTCCGATCTCCATGAGAGCAACTATCAACAGTCTGATCCGCAGACTTGTTGACGCTTTAGAAGTCAAAAAACTCCAGATATTGATCCCTGCGGATAAATTTTCGGGAACAGACCTAAGAAACCTAAACTTCATTCGAATTCCTTACGGATCCGAGATCTGGACCTATTTCGAAGATCATACTGAAGTTACTATTACTTCTCACCTTGCGTATGGACTAGGAATTAGAGAGTCCGTATTTAAATTTTTAAATCAGATGGAAGTCCAACTAGCGTATCCTTTATTCAATTTTGAAAAAGGAAAAGAGGTCATCGCGGTATTTTTGGTCGGAGAAAAGATCAATCGTAAGAATTTTACGCTAGGTGAGCTTAGATTTTTAAAAGAATGTACTAGATTAGCATCTTTACTCATTCGAAACTACTCTCTACTAGTTGATGAAGTAGAGAAGAAAAGGATCGTTAGAGACCTGAATATGGCGGCGGTCTTAGATAAAACTCTTCATTTACCCGAGTTAGAGACCATAAAATCGGTTCAATTAGGCTATTTTACTCTTCCTGCAGTAGGAATTTCAGGAGATTATCTAGATATACTCAAACTTTCTCCTAAAAAGCAGTTATTATTCTTAGGAGATGTATCTGGACATGGACTCGGGTCAGGTTATCTAGTTTCTGCAGTAAGAGGAATTATTCGCCGTCAATTGGGCAATTCTTCTTCTCTTCCTGATATTTTTAGAGCGATTAACTTGTTTTTGATCGAGAGATATAGAGGAAGTGAGTTCATGACTTCCATTGCAGGTATATATAACGCTAGCGATGGAGCATTTTCATTCGTAAATGCAGGTCATACACCACCGATTTGTATTCGAAAAGGTGGAAGAATAGAACTTAGAAACGAAACTCAAAGAGTATTAGGTGTTCTACCAACTGATTATAGAATCTTAACTATTCATTTGAATCCGGGTGATAAATTAGTTTTGTTCACCGACGGAGTGACTGAAACGTTCGATGATAACGAAGAAATCTTCGGAGAAGAGAATCTTTTACGAATATTATCCTTAAATCACGATAAAGATGCTCAATCATTAGCTGATCTTATCAAAAAAACGCTAGAAGAGTTTAGAAATTACAAAGAACCTAGCGATGATATCTCATTTGTTTGTCTAGAAGTCTCCGAGTAA
- a CDS encoding suppressor of fused domain protein: MNQTAEPNILYQEANPYGSLTAYLEDDGRTVYLYLQAEESPDFAIKSVWICNRIDAPKTRTDLDLRSGLAPFLTEEEVTDPKGQPEFDPKEIHFIWSEEGNGVSLFYKEELIAYLPPWSGIKGFHGYSKFAKMDTITAYPLGNTEYGVIPDRINQDRNFWEYRSTKGVWKNIQESRLAYLEYVFGKHDKYWSADGGKYPQLGIVRFAPKNMPGVYVYSTVGMSAQNLPSVELYRKDYENYARIELVCAVKVSDEDRSESWVPHQIGEIIRYPWVIGKWFGHGHSVAMSRRDPEALYLSFSSLVIREIGKEEGFPELADLKSERGNPIKFLAMIPVSEEERVFIEEKGAEEFFSLLDSTQSKWIHNPERQSTI, translated from the coding sequence ATGAATCAAACTGCTGAACCTAATATTTTATACCAAGAAGCAAATCCTTACGGATCCTTAACCGCGTATTTAGAAGACGACGGAAGAACTGTTTATCTTTATCTACAAGCAGAAGAAAGTCCTGACTTCGCGATTAAATCCGTTTGGATATGCAATCGAATCGATGCACCTAAAACAAGAACCGATCTAGATCTAAGATCAGGCCTTGCACCATTCTTAACGGAAGAAGAAGTTACTGATCCTAAGGGCCAACCTGAATTCGATCCCAAAGAGATCCATTTTATCTGGTCGGAAGAAGGAAACGGAGTCTCCTTATTTTATAAAGAAGAACTGATTGCATATCTTCCTCCTTGGTCAGGTATCAAAGGATTTCATGGATATTCTAAATTTGCAAAAATGGATACAATTACCGCTTATCCATTAGGTAATACGGAATACGGAGTAATTCCTGATCGTATCAACCAAGACAGAAATTTTTGGGAATACAGATCTACCAAAGGGGTTTGGAAGAATATACAAGAGTCCAGACTTGCATATCTAGAATATGTATTTGGTAAACATGATAAGTATTGGTCTGCAGATGGCGGAAAATATCCACAACTAGGGATCGTAAGATTCGCTCCTAAGAATATGCCAGGTGTTTATGTATATTCTACCGTAGGAATGAGTGCGCAAAATCTTCCTTCCGTTGAATTATACAGAAAAGATTACGAAAACTACGCTAGAATAGAATTAGTTTGTGCAGTAAAAGTTTCAGATGAGGATAGATCCGAAAGTTGGGTCCCGCATCAAATCGGTGAGATCATTCGTTATCCATGGGTCATCGGTAAATGGTTTGGCCATGGACATTCTGTTGCGATGAGCAGAAGAGATCCGGAAGCTTTATACTTAAGTTTTAGCTCTCTCGTTATAAGAGAGATAGGAAAAGAAGAAGGATTCCCTGAATTAGCGGATCTGAAGTCTGAAAGAGGAAATCCGATCAAATTTCTGGCGATGATCCCTGTTTCAGAGGAAGAAAGGGTCTTTATTGAAGAAAAAGGCGCCGAAGAGTTCTTTTCCTTATTGGATTCCACTCAATCTAAGTGGATCCATAATCCTGAGAGACAATCCACAATCTGA